One genomic region from Parerythrobacter aestuarii encodes:
- a CDS encoding SDR family NAD(P)-dependent oxidoreductase produces the protein MQNLAGKTAFVTGGASGIGLGIAKAALAHGMNVVIADIRDDHLAEGEAELGGGDKVLALQLDVTDRAAYARAADAAEARFGKVHLLVNNAGVAVVGPTELATFADWDWVMGVNLGGTINGIVTMLPRILAHGEGGHIVNTSSMSGLVPVGGTTIYSSGKAAVLSMMECMRPELEARGVICSAFCPGAVQSNIAKAGETRPDDLAETGYAEADKRRQSGGNHFDLFQTKEEVGERVLQGVLNDELYILTHSEFLDGVRERGEATTLAVQDHLPENPEYKQTFAMLFSNPSIVEEIERQKRLKVERNAA, from the coding sequence ATGCAGAATCTGGCCGGCAAGACCGCCTTTGTCACAGGCGGTGCCAGCGGGATTGGCTTGGGAATCGCCAAGGCAGCGCTGGCGCATGGCATGAATGTCGTGATCGCCGATATCCGTGACGACCATCTGGCCGAAGGCGAGGCGGAGCTTGGCGGCGGCGACAAGGTGCTCGCGCTCCAGCTCGATGTCACGGACCGTGCTGCCTATGCCAGGGCTGCCGATGCTGCCGAAGCCAGGTTCGGCAAGGTCCACTTGCTGGTCAACAATGCCGGTGTCGCCGTTGTCGGGCCGACCGAACTGGCGACCTTTGCCGACTGGGACTGGGTGATGGGCGTGAACCTGGGCGGCACGATCAACGGCATCGTCACCATGCTGCCGCGCATCCTCGCGCACGGCGAAGGCGGGCATATCGTCAACACGTCATCGATGTCGGGGCTGGTCCCGGTCGGCGGCACGACGATCTATTCCAGCGGCAAGGCCGCAGTGCTGAGCATGATGGAATGCATGCGGCCCGAACTGGAAGCGCGCGGTGTCATCTGCTCAGCCTTCTGCCCGGGCGCGGTACAGTCCAATATCGCCAAGGCGGGCGAGACGCGGCCCGACGACCTGGCCGAGACCGGCTATGCCGAGGCCGACAAGCGGCGGCAGTCGGGCGGCAACCATTTCGACCTGTTCCAGACCAAGGAAGAGGTCGGCGAGCGCGTGCTGCAGGGCGTGCTGAATGACGAGCTCTACATCCTCACCCACTCCGAATTCCTCGACGGCGTGCGCGAACGAGGCGAGGCAACGACGCTGGCGGTGCAGGACCACCTGCCGGAAAATCCCGAATACAAGCAGACCTTCGCCATGCTGTTCTCCAATCCCTCGATCGTCGAGGAAATCGAACGGCAGAAGCGGCTCAAGGTCGAAAGGAACGCAGCATGA
- a CDS encoding NAD-dependent succinate-semialdehyde dehydrogenase, producing the protein MTAYPSLHMIIGGEKVSGGGRRTFDVVNPATGETIGALPLAEAADLDKALEVAAEGFRIWRKSTPQQRAAVLQGAARLMLERQEELARIATMEEGKPLAESRIEVLMNVGLFNFYAGEAQRLYGRELVRPTGQRSVIRHEPVGVVAAFSPWNFPIGNPGRKLGAPIAAGCAVIMKSAEETPASALGVLQCLLDAGLPPQVAQAVFGVPDEVSRHLLASPVVSKLSFTGSTVVGKQLMKLAADNMLRTTMELGGHGPVLVFDDVDVDRVLDTAVPGKFRNAGQVCVSPTRFIVQENVFEKFRDGFVERAKAVQVGDGLAEGTQMGPMANPRRPDAMERLIGGAKDAGATLHTGGERIGNQGFFYAPSVLSEIPLDAEIMNEEPFGPVALINPFKGEDEMIAETNRLPYGLAAYAWTDDVQRQRRLADEIESGMVGINSHMIGGADSPFGGVKWSGHGAEDGPEGVLACMVTKAVHEG; encoded by the coding sequence GTGACTGCCTATCCTTCGCTCCACATGATCATCGGCGGCGAGAAGGTATCCGGCGGGGGCCGGCGCACCTTCGATGTCGTCAACCCCGCGACCGGCGAGACCATTGGCGCATTGCCGCTGGCCGAGGCGGCCGATCTCGACAAGGCGCTCGAAGTCGCGGCCGAGGGTTTCCGGATCTGGCGCAAGTCGACGCCGCAGCAGCGCGCAGCAGTGCTCCAGGGCGCGGCGCGGCTGATGCTGGAACGGCAGGAAGAGCTCGCCCGCATCGCAACCATGGAGGAAGGCAAGCCGCTCGCCGAAAGCCGGATCGAAGTGCTGATGAATGTCGGCCTGTTCAATTTCTACGCCGGCGAAGCGCAGCGGCTCTATGGCCGTGAACTGGTCCGCCCGACCGGGCAGCGATCGGTGATCCGGCACGAACCGGTCGGCGTGGTCGCGGCCTTCAGCCCGTGGAATTTCCCGATCGGTAACCCCGGGCGCAAGCTCGGTGCCCCGATCGCGGCGGGCTGTGCGGTGATCATGAAGAGCGCCGAGGAGACCCCGGCCAGCGCGCTCGGCGTGCTGCAATGCCTGCTCGATGCCGGCCTGCCGCCGCAAGTCGCGCAGGCCGTGTTCGGAGTGCCTGACGAGGTCAGCCGCCACCTGCTCGCCTCGCCCGTCGTCAGCAAGCTCAGCTTCACCGGCTCGACCGTGGTCGGCAAGCAGCTGATGAAGCTCGCCGCCGACAACATGCTGCGCACCACCATGGAGCTGGGTGGGCACGGGCCGGTGCTGGTGTTCGACGATGTCGATGTCGACCGGGTGCTCGACACCGCCGTGCCGGGCAAGTTCCGCAACGCCGGCCAGGTCTGCGTCAGTCCGACCCGCTTCATCGTGCAGGAAAACGTGTTCGAGAAATTCCGCGACGGCTTCGTCGAGCGCGCCAAGGCGGTGCAGGTCGGCGATGGCCTGGCCGAGGGCACCCAGATGGGACCGATGGCCAACCCGCGCCGCCCCGACGCCATGGAGCGTTTGATCGGCGGAGCGAAGGATGCGGGCGCCACGCTTCACACCGGCGGCGAGCGCATCGGCAACCAGGGCTTCTTCTACGCCCCCAGCGTACTGTCCGAAATCCCGCTCGACGCCGAGATCATGAACGAGGAACCGTTCGGCCCCGTCGCGCTGATCAACCCGTTCAAGGGCGAAGACGAGATGATCGCCGAAACCAACCGCCTCCCCTATGGCTTGGCCGCCTATGCCTGGACCGACGACGTCCAGCGCCAGCGGCGGCTGGCCGACGAAATCGAGAGCGGCATGGTCGGGATCAACAGCCACATGATCGGCGGGGCCGACAGCCCCTTCGGCGGGGTCAAATGGTCGGGCCACGGGGCCGAGGACGGACCTGAAGGCGTGCTCGCCTGCATGGTGACCAAGGCGGTGCATGAGGGATGA
- a CDS encoding MFS transporter: MAIGPSAGAPLEEAGKELGLQQADAPEKEWPSTPARYWALFVIIFATFVTFFDQVVFGMLAERIKTDFGLTDAELGFLAGPASIICYLFVGIPLARLADIWPRKYVLAGGVAVVGFVTALGGIAQTFVQFVGSRVFLAAGGSAHAPSSYSLLADAFPPKIITRAFALLQFGFIGGTTLGPLVGGYLIIMTAEWEPSTVAGLTILPWQWILIWIALPAFVAALLFLTIKEPQRQAPVADAEQPPENASFGRKVITFMGFDAAKAIHANGKVYYPLFGALALSATESFGLAFWRIPFMIREFGWNEAEIGGAIAITVLIGSLTGLVVGGTLVELLAKKHKDANVRAAFICFCGTTVSTLTALLAPTGWTSMIAFGFAGMFGLAGAVPQNAAIQRVAPNSMRGQVTAFYLFMFTFFGAMGSFVIGLVSQYIVGDPAKLQQTLVITAVLILPAACFLMFRAMKPYRGEVERLEALGR, from the coding sequence ATGGCGATTGGGCCAAGCGCAGGTGCGCCGCTCGAAGAAGCTGGCAAGGAGCTGGGCCTCCAGCAGGCCGACGCCCCTGAGAAGGAGTGGCCGTCGACACCAGCGCGCTACTGGGCGCTGTTCGTCATCATCTTCGCCACCTTCGTCACATTCTTCGACCAGGTCGTGTTCGGCATGCTGGCGGAGCGGATCAAGACCGACTTCGGGCTGACCGATGCCGAGCTGGGCTTCCTCGCCGGGCCGGCTTCGATCATCTGTTACCTGTTCGTGGGCATCCCGCTGGCGCGGCTCGCCGACATCTGGCCGCGCAAATATGTGCTCGCCGGGGGCGTCGCCGTGGTCGGCTTCGTCACCGCGCTGGGCGGCATCGCGCAGACCTTCGTCCAGTTCGTCGGCAGCCGGGTCTTCCTCGCCGCGGGTGGCTCGGCCCATGCGCCCAGCTCCTACTCATTGCTGGCCGACGCCTTCCCGCCCAAGATCATCACCCGTGCCTTCGCGCTGCTGCAGTTCGGTTTTATCGGCGGGACGACGCTGGGCCCGCTGGTGGGCGGATACCTCATCATCATGACCGCCGAATGGGAACCGAGCACGGTCGCAGGCCTCACCATCCTGCCGTGGCAGTGGATCCTGATCTGGATCGCCTTGCCTGCTTTCGTTGCCGCGCTGCTGTTCCTGACCATCAAGGAACCCCAGCGCCAGGCACCGGTGGCCGATGCCGAGCAACCGCCGGAGAACGCCAGCTTCGGTCGCAAGGTCATAACCTTCATGGGCTTCGACGCGGCCAAGGCCATTCACGCCAATGGCAAGGTCTATTATCCGCTGTTCGGGGCCCTGGCGCTCAGCGCGACGGAAAGCTTCGGCCTCGCTTTCTGGCGCATCCCCTTCATGATCCGCGAGTTCGGCTGGAACGAGGCGGAGATCGGCGGGGCCATCGCGATAACCGTGCTGATCGGTTCGCTCACCGGGCTGGTCGTCGGCGGCACACTGGTCGAGCTGCTGGCCAAGAAGCACAAGGACGCCAATGTCCGCGCTGCCTTTATCTGTTTCTGCGGAACGACAGTCTCGACACTCACTGCGCTGCTCGCACCGACGGGTTGGACATCCATGATCGCCTTTGGCTTCGCCGGCATGTTCGGCCTGGCCGGGGCAGTGCCGCAGAACGCTGCGATCCAGCGGGTCGCGCCCAATTCGATGCGCGGGCAGGTGACCGCCTTCTACCTCTTCATGTTCACGTTCTTCGGCGCCATGGGCAGCTTCGTCATCGGCCTGGTGTCGCAATATATCGTCGGCGACCCGGCCAAGCTGCAGCAGACGCTGGTCATCACCGCAGTGCTGATCCTCCCGGCCGCCTGCTTCCTGATGTTCCGCGCGATGAAACCCTATCGCGGCGAAGTCGAGCGCCTGGAAGCGCTCGGCCGCTGA
- a CDS encoding aldehyde dehydrogenase family protein produces MSIAIPADMQRIFDAQVANQWKVKATTAEERKAKLTKFKNAVEAHADDIVAAVRQDTRKPIGEINTTEVMGVMGNIQRNIDNVEEWMKPTEVATSMNPADSAMIVPEARGVCLILGPWNFPLGLTFGPLAAAIAAGNCCMVKLTDLCPATAKIAGVIIREVFDENEVALFEGEVEVAQALLELPFHHIFFTGSTRVGKIVMAAAAKNLASVTLELGGKSPVVIGKDADIEAVAAALANAKQFNGGQACICPDYVFVPTDKKDALVEAFGRHVAANLYEGGEINKEAIAQIVNDRNFSRVKGLLDDAIEHGAKVEVGGMTEEGDLTIHPTMLTDVTPEMEILREEIFAPLLPVMTYDDLSEVTDYIAARDKPLALYIWSKDDATVDSVLSHTSSGGVTINGVFSHYLENNLPFGGVNQSGMGSYHGYFGFKAFSHERAVYKHAA; encoded by the coding sequence ATGAGCATCGCAATTCCTGCGGATATGCAGCGCATTTTTGACGCCCAGGTCGCCAACCAATGGAAGGTCAAGGCCACCACCGCTGAAGAGCGCAAGGCCAAGCTGACCAAGTTCAAGAACGCGGTCGAAGCCCATGCCGACGACATTGTCGCTGCCGTGCGGCAGGACACCCGCAAGCCCATCGGCGAGATCAACACCACCGAAGTGATGGGCGTGATGGGCAATATCCAGCGCAATATCGACAATGTCGAAGAGTGGATGAAGCCGACCGAAGTCGCGACTTCAATGAACCCGGCCGACAGCGCCATGATCGTGCCCGAAGCGCGCGGCGTGTGCCTGATCCTCGGCCCGTGGAACTTCCCGCTCGGCCTCACCTTCGGTCCGCTCGCTGCGGCGATCGCGGCGGGCAATTGCTGCATGGTCAAGCTGACCGACCTGTGCCCAGCGACCGCGAAGATCGCCGGGGTCATCATCCGCGAAGTGTTCGACGAGAACGAAGTCGCGCTGTTCGAAGGCGAAGTCGAGGTGGCGCAGGCGCTGCTCGAGCTGCCGTTCCACCACATCTTCTTCACCGGCAGCACCCGCGTCGGCAAGATCGTGATGGCGGCCGCGGCGAAGAACCTCGCCAGCGTCACGCTGGAATTGGGCGGCAAGTCGCCGGTGGTGATCGGCAAGGATGCCGATATCGAAGCGGTTGCGGCCGCGCTCGCCAATGCAAAGCAGTTCAACGGCGGCCAGGCCTGCATCTGCCCGGACTATGTCTTCGTTCCGACCGACAAGAAGGATGCCCTGGTCGAGGCCTTCGGACGCCATGTCGCTGCCAATCTTTATGAAGGTGGCGAGATCAACAAGGAAGCGATCGCGCAGATCGTCAACGATCGCAATTTCTCCCGCGTGAAGGGCTTGCTCGACGATGCCATCGAGCATGGAGCCAAAGTCGAAGTCGGCGGCATGACCGAGGAAGGCGACCTCACCATCCATCCTACCATGCTGACCGATGTCACCCCGGAGATGGAAATCCTGCGGGAGGAAATCTTCGCGCCGCTGCTACCGGTCATGACCTATGACGACCTCAGCGAAGTGACCGACTACATCGCCGCCCGCGACAAGCCGCTGGCGCTCTATATCTGGAGCAAGGACGATGCGACGGTCGACAGCGTGTTGAGCCACACGTCATCTGGAGGCGTCACCATCAACGGCGTGTTTTCGCACTACCTTGAGAACAACCTGCCGTTCGGCGGCGTCAACCAGAGCGGGATGGGGAGCTATCACGGCTATTTCGGCTTCAAGGCCTTCAGCCACGAACGCGCCGTTTACAAGCACGCCGCCTAG
- a CDS encoding SDR family NAD(P)-dependent oxidoreductase: MIDFKGRVAFVTGGANGVGIGLVRALANEGAKVVIADIREDHIERALETLDNREVMGVKVDVSSRDAMAEARDKVEAEFGAPVTLLFNNAGVNLFQTIEDSSYSDWDWLMGVNLHGPINGVMTFVPRMIEHGQGGYVVNTASMAAWLAAGSPGIYNTTKFAVRGMSESLRYSLAPKGIGVSCVCPGLVKSYIYASDDIRPRDLMADAKPINTENVERLAGLHEVGMEPDVIAERILQGMRENQAYIFPMPDHKDELEQYFGEVLGDYRDYPEDPGYHERLKIEAMRRQGYEAARAAATKAI; encoded by the coding sequence ATGATCGACTTCAAGGGACGTGTCGCCTTCGTCACCGGCGGGGCCAACGGCGTCGGCATTGGGCTGGTGCGCGCGCTGGCCAATGAAGGTGCCAAGGTCGTGATCGCGGATATTCGCGAAGACCATATCGAGCGCGCCTTGGAAACGCTCGACAACCGCGAAGTCATGGGCGTCAAGGTCGATGTGTCGAGCCGCGACGCTATGGCCGAGGCGCGCGACAAGGTGGAGGCCGAATTCGGCGCGCCGGTGACGCTGCTGTTCAACAATGCCGGGGTGAACCTGTTCCAGACCATAGAGGACAGTTCCTACAGCGACTGGGATTGGCTGATGGGCGTGAACCTGCACGGTCCGATCAACGGAGTGATGACCTTCGTCCCGCGCATGATCGAGCATGGGCAGGGCGGCTATGTCGTCAACACCGCCAGCATGGCGGCGTGGCTCGCGGCAGGATCGCCGGGGATCTACAACACCACCAAGTTCGCGGTGCGCGGGATGTCGGAAAGCCTGCGCTACAGCCTCGCGCCCAAGGGCATCGGGGTCAGCTGCGTCTGCCCGGGGCTGGTGAAGAGCTATATCTACGCGTCGGACGATATCCGGCCCAGGGACCTGATGGCCGATGCCAAGCCCATCAATACCGAGAATGTCGAACGGCTGGCGGGCCTGCACGAAGTCGGCATGGAGCCGGATGTGATTGCCGAGCGGATCCTGCAGGGCATGCGCGAGAACCAGGCCTATATCTTCCCCATGCCCGACCACAAGGACGAGCTGGAGCAGTATTTCGGTGAAGTGCTGGGCGATTATCGCGACTACCCGGAGGACCCCGGCTACCACGAACGGCTCAAGATTGAGGCCATGCGCCGACAGGGCTATGAAGCGGCACGGGCTGCAGCGACGAAAGCGATCTGA
- the ligM gene encoding vanillate/3-O-methylgallate O-demethylase: MMAANLEQKLQQESDIVGMLRNSQLGAYVYPVVAPEFSNWRSEQWAWQHSAVLFDQSHHMVNLYIRGKDAHKLLSDTMINSSKGWAVDKAKQYVPTTPYGHVIGDGIIFWEEEESFTYVGRAPASNWLRYHGETGGYDCEIELDDRSPMRPMGKPVSRKEWRFQIQGPQAWNVIEKLHGGPLEQLKFFNMSTMNIAGRPVKTLRHGMSGAPGLEIWGPYEEQEEIRAAILEAGKEFGLIPCGSRAYPSNTLESGWIPSPLPAIYTGDKLKGFREWLGADSYEATGSIGGSFIGGSIEDYYLNPWELGYGNFVKFDHDFHGREALEQLNPAEQRKKVTLAWHPEDMAKIMASMFDPDGENYKFFDVPLANYASSNYDAVTDADGKTVGFSMFTGYSFNEKQALSLATIDPEIPEGTEVRVLWGEENGGTAKSTVEPHKQLSVRAIVSPVPYSRVARETYQEGWRTNR, translated from the coding sequence ATCATGGCTGCCAACCTCGAGCAGAAGCTCCAACAGGAATCAGATATCGTCGGCATGCTGCGCAATTCGCAGCTCGGCGCCTATGTTTACCCGGTGGTCGCGCCGGAGTTCTCGAACTGGCGCAGCGAACAATGGGCGTGGCAGCACAGCGCCGTATTGTTCGACCAGTCGCACCACATGGTGAACCTCTACATCCGCGGGAAGGATGCGCACAAGCTCCTCAGCGACACCATGATCAACAGCTCGAAGGGCTGGGCGGTCGACAAGGCCAAGCAGTACGTGCCCACGACCCCGTACGGCCACGTCATCGGTGATGGCATCATCTTCTGGGAAGAAGAGGAAAGCTTCACCTATGTCGGCCGTGCGCCTGCATCCAACTGGCTGCGCTACCATGGCGAAACCGGCGGTTATGACTGCGAAATCGAGCTCGACGATCGCTCGCCGATGCGCCCGATGGGCAAGCCCGTCAGCCGCAAGGAATGGCGCTTCCAGATCCAGGGCCCGCAGGCCTGGAACGTGATCGAGAAGCTGCACGGCGGGCCGCTCGAACAGCTCAAGTTCTTCAACATGAGCACGATGAACATCGCCGGTCGCCCCGTGAAGACGTTGCGCCACGGCATGTCCGGCGCGCCGGGCCTGGAAATCTGGGGCCCCTATGAAGAGCAGGAAGAAATCCGCGCCGCCATCCTCGAGGCCGGCAAGGAATTCGGACTCATTCCGTGCGGCAGTCGCGCCTATCCTTCGAACACGCTGGAATCGGGCTGGATCCCCTCCCCGCTCCCGGCGATCTATACCGGCGACAAGCTCAAGGGCTTCCGCGAATGGCTCGGCGCCGACAGCTATGAAGCAACCGGCTCGATCGGCGGCAGCTTCATCGGCGGAAGCATTGAGGACTATTACCTCAACCCGTGGGAACTGGGCTACGGCAACTTCGTCAAGTTCGACCATGACTTCCATGGCCGCGAAGCGCTCGAGCAACTGAACCCCGCCGAGCAGCGCAAGAAAGTCACTCTGGCCTGGCATCCGGAAGATATGGCCAAGATCATGGCCAGCATGTTCGATCCCGATGGCGAGAACTACAAGTTCTTCGACGTGCCGCTCGCGAACTATGCCTCGTCCAACTATGACGCCGTCACCGATGCCGATGGCAAGACCGTCGGCTTCTCGATGTTCACGGGCTATTCCTTCAACGAGAAGCAGGCGTTGAGCCTCGCCACCATCGATCCCGAGATTCCGGAAGGCACTGAAGTCCGCGTGCTGTGGGGCGAGGAAAACGGCGGCACGGCCAAGTCAACGGTGGAACCCCACAAGCAGCTGTCCGTTCGCGCTATTGTCAGCCCCGTGCCTTACAGCCGCGTGGCCCGCGAAACCTACCAGGAAGGCTGGCGCACCAACCGCTAA
- a CDS encoding VOC family protein has product MGIAVEALDHVNIITGDLDGTAEFYADVFGLERRDAPPPLTPQNAQWMYDKEDRAIFHINSLDCPRTYQREVQHGPTGSIHHVALRCNGHDAMLKRLEDKGLDCQTNHIEAIGLRQIFTMDPNGVLLELNYFGE; this is encoded by the coding sequence ATGGGCATTGCCGTCGAAGCGCTTGACCACGTCAACATCATCACCGGCGATCTCGACGGGACGGCGGAGTTCTATGCCGATGTGTTCGGGCTCGAACGCCGCGATGCCCCGCCGCCGCTGACTCCGCAGAACGCGCAGTGGATGTACGACAAGGAAGATCGCGCGATCTTCCACATCAACAGTCTGGACTGCCCGCGCACCTACCAGCGTGAGGTCCAGCACGGGCCGACTGGGTCGATCCACCATGTCGCGCTGCGCTGCAACGGGCATGACGCCATGTTGAAGCGGCTCGAGGACAAGGGGCTGGACTGCCAGACCAACCACATCGAAGCGATTGGCCTCAGGCAGATCTTCACCATGGACCCCAACGGAGTGCTGCTGGAGCTCAACTACTTCGGAGAGTAA
- a CDS encoding nuclear transport factor 2 family protein — MSDATLESLAAKVEELEQRLTTREDELDVKKLQYLYGYLIDKCMYDQVVDLFTEDGEVRFFGGVYKGKAGVRRLYVDRFRKSFTHDNNGPIDGFLLDHPQIQAIVDIEPDGVTAKLRGRSTMQAGRHVDYCDPSNPMTANPRQWWEGGLYENTYKKGSDGKWRIHVLNYFPHWHADFDKGWAYTQEQYVPFPKVTYPEDPIGPDELMEEHWLWPTHKLLPFHMKHPITGEEMVAERWEGDIRREQEKATKG; from the coding sequence ATGTCCGATGCCACGCTGGAAAGCCTCGCCGCCAAGGTCGAGGAGCTGGAGCAGCGCCTCACCACCCGCGAAGACGAGCTCGACGTGAAGAAGCTGCAATATCTCTACGGCTACCTGATCGACAAATGCATGTACGACCAGGTCGTCGACCTGTTCACCGAGGATGGCGAAGTCCGCTTCTTCGGCGGCGTCTACAAGGGCAAGGCCGGTGTGCGCCGTCTCTATGTCGATCGCTTCCGCAAGAGCTTCACGCATGACAACAACGGCCCGATCGACGGCTTCCTGCTCGACCATCCGCAGATCCAGGCCATTGTCGATATCGAACCCGATGGTGTGACCGCCAAGCTGCGCGGCCGCTCGACCATGCAGGCCGGGCGCCATGTCGACTATTGCGATCCGTCGAACCCGATGACCGCCAACCCGCGCCAGTGGTGGGAAGGCGGTCTCTACGAGAACACCTACAAGAAAGGCAGCGACGGCAAGTGGCGCATTCATGTGCTGAACTACTTCCCGCACTGGCACGCCGATTTCGACAAGGGCTGGGCCTATACGCAGGAGCAGTATGTGCCCTTCCCCAAGGTCACCTATCCGGAAGACCCGATCGGCCCGGACGAACTAATGGAAGAGCACTGGCTGTGGCCGACCCACAAGCTGCTGCCGTTCCACATGAAGCACCCGATCACCGGCGAGGAAATGGTCGCCGAGCGCTGGGAAGGCGATATCCGGCGCGAACAGGAAAAGGCCACCAAGGGCTGA
- a CDS encoding alpha/beta fold hydrolase produces MANFVLIHGAWGGAETWAEVPARLRAMGHQVLCEDLPGQGARESEKHPGLTLTDFIDDVCGKIAASGFNRFVVAGHSFGGMVATGVASRLGDRIDGIAYLDAFLPGDGESLWDVTGDYEHAWYIDSQKHTPGLVTPIFGEEALEQPGVSRQPLLTLLEAVTRGPQWDAIPRKAYLFANAWEPTPFRRFATAVQTDPAWSFAEVPTSHWVMGEAPEQVVETLASLSAAK; encoded by the coding sequence ATGGCGAACTTCGTCCTGATCCACGGCGCTTGGGGCGGGGCCGAGACCTGGGCCGAAGTGCCCGCGCGGCTGCGCGCCATGGGCCATCAGGTGCTTTGCGAGGACTTGCCCGGTCAGGGTGCGCGCGAGAGCGAGAAGCATCCCGGGCTGACGCTCACGGATTTCATCGATGACGTTTGCGGCAAGATCGCCGCTAGCGGTTTCAATCGCTTTGTGGTCGCAGGCCATTCCTTCGGCGGGATGGTCGCCACAGGTGTCGCCTCACGACTGGGCGATAGGATCGACGGCATTGCCTATCTCGACGCGTTCCTGCCCGGCGATGGTGAAAGCCTGTGGGATGTCACCGGCGACTATGAACATGCCTGGTATATCGACAGCCAGAAGCACACGCCCGGCCTCGTTACACCGATCTTCGGCGAGGAAGCGCTGGAACAACCCGGAGTCAGCCGTCAGCCGCTGTTGACACTGCTGGAAGCGGTCACGCGCGGGCCGCAATGGGATGCGATCCCGCGCAAGGCATATCTGTTCGCTAATGCGTGGGAACCCACACCCTTCCGCCGCTTCGCCACGGCTGTGCAGACTGATCCCGCCTGGAGTTTCGCCGAAGTCCCCACGAGCCACTGGGTAATGGGGGAAGCGCCCGAGCAAGTGGTCGAAACCTTGGCAAGCCTTTCAGCGGCGAAATGA